The Naumovozyma castellii chromosome 2, complete genome sequence CTTTGTTTGGGAACATCAACAAAccaaatgaagaaaatccATTTACGTCGAAGAGTAAAGGATCATCACAAGCAGGAagtttttttaattttggCTCGAAAACAGACTCACCATTTACAAAACTAAATTCTAATAACGACCAAAAAGCTGACAGTTCATCATCTTTTAGCTTTTCAAGCTTTGGAAACAAGTTAACTTCTGAACCAAAATCCTTTGGGCAGCCCTCTTCTACACTAACATTCGGTAATTCTGCCTCTGAAGCAACTAACACAACACCTACATTCGGTACACCTGCATTTGGATCAACAGCTCCTGTACCTGCGTTTGGAACACCTGCGTTTGGTGCGCCAGCTTTTGGAACAACCACTGCAGCACCAGCATTTGGCACGCCTGCCTTTGGAACGACCAATACAGCGCCAGCATTTGGTACCACAGCATTTGGAACTTCAACTGCAGGTACTGAAACCAAAGCTCCCTCATTTGGATCAGGTGCTAGCAAAGCAGGAGAAGTATCACAACCTACCTTTGGGAAGCCAGCATTCGGAACCTCTTTTGGTTCGCTTGCATCAGCTTCTGACGACAAAAATGGCAATAAAGGTTTCGCATTTGGAAAACCACAATTTGGTAGCAGTGCAACTGGTACAACATCATCTCCTTTTGGAATGCTATCATCTGGTGAATCTGGCTTTGGCAAGTTGTCAATGGAATCTAAGAACGCTGAAGGAAACTCTTCGACTCCATCCAGTACGGCTGCATTAAAGGAGTCTCCATTTGGCCAGcccattttcaattccaatgCATCAAAGGACCAAGCTTCACAACCACTATTTACCGATTTCAACTCTAACCTAAAAGAGGTGTCTACCATGGAATCTCCTTTCGCTAATTTTGGTGAGAAGAAGGAAGTTGACGAGGTtgagaaagagaaagaagaaaacgaGGCAGAATTAGATGACTCCACAGTTGAAGGGACTCCAATTGAACCAACAAATGACAGAATATCAGCACAACCTAATATAACAATGGAGGCCAACGAGTCAACAGAGGACTCGATTTCCGATATAACGAATCGGATCAAGAAAACTGCCAACATAAGTACACCCCTGGTAGATTCTCATTTTTCCATACCAGCTGCTACTCAAGAAACAAGTGAGTTTAAAACAGATTCGCCATTCTCCTCATTCacaaatgaattgaataagaGTACAGCTCCAACCTTTACGTTTAATAAGGAACTCAAAGAAGAGAAGCAGATTGCCAGTGTAGATTCTTCAGAACAACCTTTAAAGGACATTAAAAGACAGTCAGAGTTATCCACAGCCTCTGATACTGAATTCAGAATTCCTTCTAATGGAACTGATAATAAAGAAGCAGTAGAAGAGGAATCTGCATCAAACACATCAACTGATAATGAATCTTCAGACTTCGAAGgcaaaaaagaaaatgagTCTACTGATGCTGAGATAAAGGATACTATTGAAGGACAACAAGTACCTACTAGTAGCAAGCaagaagataaaaaaatttcagatgACGAACACTCGTTAGCTCGCAATACagaatattctttaaatcaaGCCACAAAGTCTGAATCAGCTACTGTCATGGCTGAAGAGACCGAGTCAGTTAGCAACCTCGAAGATGACGAAAGtgaagaaataaaatcCACAACTGAAAGTGATAATGAAAGTAGCCACCATGTGATCAAAATTGGATTAAACGAGGAAGATGGTATTTCAAATAACGAGACGCAAGTAAAAGGAAACACAAACAAGACCTCTGACGAGACAAATATAGacaaagaggaagaaatcGGTgaaaaccaaaataaaGACTCAGACAATGAGGTCGAATCCAAGCTTTCTAATGAATCTTATGTTGATGTAGATGAGACAAGATCCGAAGAATCAGAATCTGCATCTcctgttgaagaagagtcTACCTATATCAAAGTAGTCGATGCTAGTCTTCAGACCCACTACGATGACATGTCTGATGCTTACATTCAAACAGACCCTGTTTTAGAAGTGAGTCTGCATGTTCAAACAAAAACCAAACCTACATCATCTATTGGTTGCCAAACAGACccaattgaaaattgttCTTTCAACGTACAATCGTTTGAACATGATGAGAATTATTTAGCTGAAGTTTGTAAACCGAAGCCACTGGGGAAGTACTTCTCAGGCGCATCTGTTAAAAGTGTTCCACATACTTCTCAAGATCCTGTAATGATTTCGATGGAGTCCACCTACCAACTTACAACTGCAGAGTTATCAgttttatttgataatattaagaatatggatgaattcttcaaagatcAATGCACGCAACATTTAGAGGAGCGTACAAAGAGATCCATTTCCAATATGTACATATGGAGAGTGCCTGAAATTGAGAAGTTAAATGATATTGTGAGATTAGAATCTGCTTCTTATATGAAAACAATAACCTCTatccaagaatttgaagGTCCTATATCGACTTATATGAACGATAttctaaaaaaaattgataatgatatgATTCAAATTAAGGAACAATTGCTGCAAATAGAATACTTGAACAGTCCCGACTCAAATGGTCAATTGGGCAGCCTGAAGGTTCATCAATCTGAAATACGTTCTAAACTACGTGGAAAGATGCATAGTattttaaaagaaataaatcaCATATCAGAatcattgaatattttgaaaatttatgCTATTAGAGATAAAAAGCTAGATGAAAATCCATTAGTATCCAAATTAACATTTGATTCTCCAAGTAGTATGAAAGTACTTAGAGAAATTAAGGACTTACGTACTGACCTCCAAGATCTACGAAAAAGTAGGACTGACcaaaaagaagatgatgcCAATATGTCATTAGTGAAAAGAGACATTGAATCAGCTGAGATTGTCGAAGCCGGTCTATTATTAGACACTAGAAAGGAAGTAGgagaatttttcaaaagattgaatGCAGAACGTTTCTGATCTAGATTAGAATCTATATAGTCTCTGTATATCTGAAGTTTAACacttaaaaaaaaaattgtcaTATAAAAGTTAGttatattataaattaaaaatttattcattaaataaaaagtaCTCTATTGATTTTGTAGGTcataaaaaattgattagTTGACAGTTAACTCCACTAATAATCTcttgaattctttaattagtttgtcattttcttccttcGTTCCCACTGTAATTCTTAAACAGCCGGTGCAACCTAATTCAGTACCTCTAAATCTAACCACAACACCAGCTTCAGTTGCCAAATGgaaatataatttcttcgCTAGATGGTTATCACCTTTATTAATTCTAATCATAATGAAGTTTGCATCTAATCCACCCACATACTGATCGTCTACATATTCCAACGCTGTCAATGCCTTCAACAACCTTTGTTGTTCACTATTTATCAATTGTGCATTCTTTTCCATTAATTGAAGGTTATCATCTTGAACAGCCTTTAAAGCATACGTTGCTGCTAAACATGAAATGTTATAAGGTGCTTTCATCGCATTAAGAATCTTAGCCAATTGTTTGGAAGCGTATGTCATTCCTAGACGAATACCAGCCAACCCGAAAGATTTAGATAATGTTTGCAATACtattaaattttgatattgaGTCACTAGAGGTGCAAGTGATCCACCACAGAAATCAATATAAGCTTCATCGACAACAACTAACCCATTATCCCAATTTTGGAGCACTTTCTCAATTCTTTTAGTTTCAATCTTGACACCGGTTGGGTTTCCTGGGGATGTGATGAAGActaatttaattaatggatcattcttcaaaatatccaATACTTTATCtgaatttaattgaaaagaattatCTTCATAAATTAAGGGACATTCTACAACTTCAATGTCATTGATATTCGCACAAACTGAATACATGGAATAAGTTGGTGGTAGTACTAAAATTTTTTCCTTAGCAGGTACACAACAAGCTCTGATTATGGCGTCAATACTTTCATCGGACCCAACACCGAGACAAAGATTTTCATTTGTCAAGGTAGCCAAGTCACGGTCTTTGAAAGCACTTGTAGTATTACGATATTTAGCCATTGCAGTCTTGAATTCTACTTGGTGAGGGTCTGGATAACGGTGTAAATGAGCATCCTTAGGAACGTCGTGTTGAGTTGGGCCATGAGCATTTTCGTTAGCGTCTAACAGGACACCTTCCGTGAAATCGTCTCTTGCACAATGGTATGCTTCCAAATTGTAAATCTTGGGTCTCACTATTTGCTTTAAATCGAAAGtcattttatatttttaaaaacCTAGGGTAGTATGTTAGGGGGTGGGTGTTGAAGATCTTGAAATGTAACTTAATACTAGTAAGACAGTTTTCTTATATTAGTAAAGGTTCACAAGCGGATGAGTCAAGTAGGATTGAAAATCAATGATATGTATGACACACTTGTAAGGATATCGTTCTACGCACGTATGTTACTGGGAAGATTGACCGAAATCATTTACGTATTCAtggaaattttattatttgagaGCGAatctaattttaattttgcTCGGCCGACGATTCTTTGACTTCTTTTTCCGATTTTGTTGATTTGACACATGAACAATGAAcaataaatcaatatcatattTTTGCTTGCAATAAGTCTATATTATCTTGAACATATCAGCATGAAGTATGGTTCATCCAACTTGCATAATTCTTAGTTCCCGTAGTTTCACCCGCCTTGACAAAACATATTTGTTGGTGGACAATTTGAAAGACCGCCTACCGTCAAACAACCTTATATACACTTTAATTCCCTTGAAAGAACAAAGGATTACTATAACCTGGTTTTCTATTGCCTTGTATGAGCA is a genomic window containing:
- the NUP159 gene encoding FG-nucleoporin NUP159 (ancestral locus Anc_2.253), which translates into the protein MSSLCDEVETNISEDFGFKGLGLKKILPSYNEKLPFTTLQNLDILNAKSLYVASSGGKTIIGDLQNLRDSVTNQEEESKIELTTNWENDTGDVVFVKFWGDSKVILVTLEGEILSVSLESLGFPETIHSLEVRIKSLFLYQDSLYLLDTQGTLSIFDLSKKNLTKVLEDQVASFDILDTRLTVLLKNQDVQVFNINGPSIEPSSGFSTPVEVSAELSDGYEPIGLKCLSSTQLLVVFGMPVSESSEDVSYDQKTYLVNNSNEEKVEYHESFDMIPAFGSVLRYPTFYTIILPDLIENSKNVDIIASAYASELTLLHFNEVVEPNQDSERAVLPISKETGNDTNPVGIALDFVTSGTIVEPCSGVDKTSKLPLIYILNDEGTLQIEGLYHASALKQGKFNVPEISTTTNLNSLKISDNNPVLASQPSQSDVPFEEQDETVPNTSPFNNTSAFSMSSVQPKSGKLESSSPALSNNTTLFGNINKPNEENPFTSKSKGSSQAGSFFNFGSKTDSPFTKLNSNNDQKADSSSSFSFSSFGNKLTSEPKSFGQPSSTLTFGNSASEATNTTPTFGTPAFGSTAPVPAFGTPAFGAPAFGTTTAAPAFGTPAFGTTNTAPAFGTTAFGTSTAGTETKAPSFGSGASKAGEVSQPTFGKPAFGTSFGSLASASDDKNGNKGFAFGKPQFGSSATGTTSSPFGMLSSGESGFGKLSMESKNAEGNSSTPSSTAALKESPFGQPIFNSNASKDQASQPLFTDFNSNLKEVSTMESPFANFGEKKEVDEVEKEKEENEAELDDSTVEGTPIEPTNDRISAQPNITMEANESTEDSISDITNRIKKTANISTPLVDSHFSIPAATQETSEFKTDSPFSSFTNELNKSTAPTFTFNKELKEEKQIASVDSSEQPLKDIKRQSELSTASDTEFRIPSNGTDNKEAVEEESASNTSTDNESSDFEGKKENESTDAEIKDTIEGQQVPTSSKQEDKKISDDEHSLARNTEYSLNQATKSESATVMAEETESVSNLEDDESEEIKSTTESDNESSHHVIKIGLNEEDGISNNETQVKGNTNKTSDETNIDKEEEIGENQNKDSDNEVESKLSNESYVDVDETRSEESESASPVEEESTYIKVVDASLQTHYDDMSDAYIQTDPVLEVSLHVQTKTKPTSSIGCQTDPIENCSFNVQSFEHDENYLAEVCKPKPLGKYFSGASVKSVPHTSQDPVMISMESTYQLTTAELSVLFDNIKNMDEFFKDQCTQHLEERTKRSISNMYIWRVPEIEKLNDIVRLESASYMKTITSIQEFEGPISTYMNDILKKIDNDMIQIKEQLLQIEYLNSPDSNGQLGSLKVHQSEIRSKLRGKMHSILKEINHISESLNILKIYAIRDKKLDENPLVSKLTFDSPSSMKVLREIKDLRTDLQDLRKSRTDQKEDDANMSLVKRDIESAEIVEAGLLLDTRKEVGEFFKRLNAERF
- the HIS5 gene encoding histidinol-phosphate transaminase (ancestral locus Anc_2.252) — translated: MTFDLKQIVRPKIYNLEAYHCARDDFTEGVLLDANENAHGPTQHDVPKDAHLHRYPDPHQVEFKTAMAKYRNTTSAFKDRDLATLTNENLCLGVGSDESIDAIIRACCVPAKEKILVLPPTYSMYSVCANINDIEVVECPLIYEDNSFQLNSDKVLDILKNDPLIKLVFITSPGNPTGVKIETKRIEKVLQNWDNGLVVVDEAYIDFCGGSLAPLVTQYQNLIVLQTLSKSFGLAGIRLGMTYASKQLAKILNAMKAPYNISCLAATYALKAVQDDNLQLMEKNAQLINSEQQRLLKALTALEYVDDQYVGGLDANFIMIRINKGDNHLAKKLYFHLATEAGVVVRFRGTELGCTGCLRITVGTKEENDKLIKEFKRLLVELTVN